In Ostrinia nubilalis chromosome 12, ilOstNubi1.1, whole genome shotgun sequence, one DNA window encodes the following:
- the LOC135076896 gene encoding WD repeat-containing protein 36, whose translation MSEISSSRVFTGCRVLGYVSTHVPCVVRFVKRRGETLLCTSVGKWFHTYGCDKFRLLSVSGEHPGPITCMSGDNYHVYTASENDIFAWRRGCELKHVYKGHNAPVHIILPFGSHIISVDRENVLKIFDIKDESQFLELTFDINQFKITTMCHPPTYLNKILLGSKQGLLQLWNIRTSQLVYTFKGWKSAVTVIQPAPAVDVVAIALAKGQIILHNLRYDQTVVEFTHTWGKVTSLSFRLDGAPVMVTGSSKGHIVMWDLEEKRVLSQIQSAHSARISGLQCLMSEPLMVTNSQDNSLKMWIFDMPDGGARLLKRREGHSLPPTLVRHCEPTGQNLLVAGRDRTLHIMNTVTETFNKSMGKATHGKKATKKKKTTKVEKQLLLPPISKLSSCMQRDKQWDSIATLHEGWYLATTWSYNKIRMGEHKLYPRDFTKGVEATCLTVSHCGNFVIIGYANGQVHKYNMQSGLYRGFYGKEDKNAHKGAIRGVETDLCNARVITAGADDKLKFWRFKTETTPYHVLRLEESVSMTKCHRDSGLLALANEDFSITIVDIDTMTVVRKFEGHAGKINDIDFDSQSRWLISTAMDCTVCTWDIPSAQLVDIFNVEKPCTSLSMSPTGDYLATTHVGELGVFLWANRLLYERVFLKPIDTSTMQVPKLKLPNTAPEKPDIEDIGIIDIGEEPEYKSPDQISSELITLSDQPTSRWLNLLHLDIVKRRNKPKTPLTVPKSAPFFLPTIPSLELEFDLDKDSEGKETKLLIPDSLSTLSVFAKKLVSCDDNDSYSECIDKLKSMAPSSIEAEVASMSPDVGGSVDVMKHYLQMLNVMLRSNKDFELAQSYLSLFLKSHTKVVAENQELRNVLESTEETATQAWQKLQNHLMYNICVVKALRDM comes from the exons ATGTCTGAGATATCAAGCAGTCGAGTTTTTACCGGCTGTCGAGTGCTAGGTTATGTTAGCACACATGTGCCTTGTGTTGTGAGATTCGTCAAAAGAAGAGGCGAAACTCTGCTTTGTACGAGTGTTGGGAAGTGGTTTCATACGTATGGCTGTGATAAGTTCCGTCTGCTCAGTGTAAGCGGCGAGCACCCCGGCCCTATAACTTGTATGAGCGGAGATAACTACCATGTTTACACTGCCAGTGAGAACGATATCTTCGCTTGGCGGAGAGGCTGCGAGCTCAAGCACGTATACAAAGGCCATAATGCGCCCGTGCACATCATCCTACCATTTGGATCCCACATAATCTCAGTTGACAGAGAAAATGTCCTAAAAATATTCGACATCAAAGACGAATCGCAGTTTTTAGAGTTGACGTTTGATATCAACCAGTTCAAAATCACCACGATGTGCCACCCGCCAACGTATCTCAATAAAATCTTGCTTGGAAGTAAGCAGGGCCTGTTACAGCTGTGGAATATTCGCACTTCTCAACTGGTGTATACTTTTAAAGGATGGAAGTCCGCTGTGACTGTTATACAGCCTGCTCCTGCAGTTGATGTTGTGGCGATAGCATTAGCGAAGGGACAAATCATTTTGCACAATTTGCGTTATGATCAAACTGTTGTGGAATTTACACATACCTGGGGAAAAGTCACTAGTTTATCGTTTAGGCTTGATGGGGCCCCAGTTATGGTGACAGGTAGTTCTAAGGGTCACATAGTGATGTGGGACTTGGAGGAGAAGCGAGTGCTGTCCCAAATACAGTCTGCGCATTCTGCAAGGATATCAGGCTTGCAGTGTTTGATGTCTGAACCCCTGATGGTGACCAACTCTCAAGACAATTCATTGAAGATGTGGATATTTGATATGCCTGATGGAGGAGCTAGGCTATTAAAAAGAAG ggAAGGTCATTCTTTACCACCAACATTAGTAAGGCATTGTGAACCAACCGGGCAGAATCTGCTGGTAGCAGGAAGAGACAGGACCCTACACATTATGAACACAGTCACTGAGACATTCAACAAGAGTATGGGCAAAGCTACACATGGCAAAAAAGCAACAAAGAAGAAAA AAACAACCAAGGTAGAAAAGCAGTTACTCCTGCCACCTATTTCAAAACTGTCTTCTTGCATGCAGAGAGACAAACAATGGGACAGTATAGCAACTCTTCATGAAGGGTGGTATTTGGCCACAACTTGGTCTTACAACAAGATCCGAATGGGGGAGCATAAGTTGTATCCTCGGGACTTTACTAAAGGAGTTGAGGCCACTTGTCTTACTGTATCCCACTGTGGAAATTTCGTTATTATTG gctatgccaatggacaagTGCACAAGTATAACATGCAGTCTGGTTTGTACCGCGGCTTTTATGGCAAGGAAGATAAAAACGCTCACAAAGGAGCAATCAGAGGAGTAGAGACAGACTTATGCAATGCCAGAGTTATTACTGCAGGAGCTGATGACAAGCTGAAGTTTTGGAGGTTTAAAACAG AAACCACTCCATACCATGTACTAAGGCTAGAAGAATCAGTGAGCATGACCAAATGCCACAGGGACAGTGGCCTTCTGGCCTTAGCCAATGAAGATTTCTCAATCACCATTGTTGATATCGACACAATGACTGTGGTGAGGAAGTTTGAAGGACATGCTGGGAAGATTAATGACATCGACTTTGACTCTCAGAGCAG atGGTTGATCAGCACTGCTATGGATTGCACTGTTTGTACGTGGGATATTCCTAGCGCTCAACTAGTGGACATTTTCAAC GTGGAAAAGCCTTGCACATCCTTGAGCATGTCTCCAACTGGGGATTACCTCGCAACCACTCACGTCGGAGAGCTTGGAGTCTTCCTGTGGGCCAACAGATTGCTGTACGAAAGAGTGTTCTTGAAACCCATCGATACAAGTACTATGCAAGTCCCTAAATTGA AATTACCCAACACCGCTCCAGAAAAGCCCGACATAGAAGACATAGGAATCATAGACATCGGTGAAGAACCCGAATACAAATCTCCCGACCAAATTAGCTCTGAATTAATCACCTTATCCGACCAGCCTACATCGAGGTGGCTAAACCTTCTCCATTTGGACATCGTCAAAAGAAGAAACAAACCAAAAACACCCTTAACCGTCCCGAAATCAGCGCCATTCTTCCTCCCCACGATACCGAGTTTAGAATTAGAATTCGATTTAGACAAAGATAGCGAAGGAAAAGAGACCAAACTGCTAATACCCGATTCTTTATCTACTCTGTCGGTGTTCGCGAAGAAATTAGTGAGTTGCGACGATAACGACAGCTACAGCGAATGCATAGACAAACTAAAATCTATGGCTCCCTCGTCTATAGAGGCCGAAGTTGCCAGTATGTCGCCAGACGTCGGCGGGTCGGTTGACGTAATGAAACATTATCTCCAAATGCTGAACGTTATGTTGAGGAGCAACAAAGACTTTGAATTGGCACAGTCCtatttaagtttgtttttgaAGTCGCACACGAAAGTTGTCGCCGAGAACCAAGAACTCAGAAACGTGCTCGAGTCGACTGAGGAAACCGCAACGCAAGCGTGGCAGAAATTACAAAACCACCTGATGTACAATATTTGTGTCGTGAAAGCATTAAGAGATatgtaa